In the genome of Rhodoferax sp. BAB1, one region contains:
- a CDS encoding glycosyltransferase family 1 protein has protein sequence MKPDTTDILVEDLPPAQTHLRIAVVTETYPPEINGVALTLQRVVEGLRERGHQVQLVRPRQASEAPPGASGDVLMRGMAIPRYPHLQLGLPSRRQLEPLWTLKRPDLVHIATEGPLGWSALRVARKLRIPVTSDFRTNFHAYSSHYGMGWLSKPIMAYLRRFHNQTLCTMVPTRGLAERLNEAGFERLQVVARGVDTGIFDPARRDEALRATWGVGPDTPVLLCVGRLAREKNLPLLVRAYAQARLVQPELKLVLVGDGPMRAELQALAPDAILTGQLDRLELARHYASADIFGFPSQTETFGNVVLEAMASGLAVLAYDYAAASENITPGRSGLLAVMDDEEAFVRQVAELAQDAGLRQRLRAAARDAARQNDWAGIVGQIESVMKLAIAGSMAGNERLPSIAPQQMA, from the coding sequence ATGAAACCCGACACCACCGACATCCTGGTCGAAGACCTGCCACCGGCGCAGACCCATCTGCGCATCGCCGTCGTCACCGAGACCTACCCGCCGGAGATCAACGGCGTGGCCCTCACGCTGCAGCGCGTGGTCGAGGGCCTGCGCGAGCGCGGCCACCAGGTGCAACTGGTGCGCCCACGCCAGGCCAGCGAAGCCCCGCCGGGTGCTTCGGGCGACGTGCTGATGCGCGGCATGGCCATCCCGCGTTACCCGCACCTGCAGCTGGGCCTGCCTTCGCGCCGCCAGCTGGAACCGCTGTGGACGCTCAAGCGGCCGGACCTGGTGCACATCGCCACCGAAGGGCCGCTGGGCTGGTCGGCGCTGCGTGTGGCGCGCAAGCTGCGCATCCCCGTCACCTCGGACTTCCGCACCAATTTCCACGCCTACAGCAGCCACTACGGCATGGGCTGGCTGAGCAAGCCCATCATGGCCTACCTGCGGCGTTTCCATAACCAGACCCTGTGCACCATGGTGCCCACACGCGGCCTGGCCGAACGGCTGAACGAAGCCGGCTTCGAACGCCTGCAGGTGGTGGCGCGCGGCGTGGACACCGGCATCTTCGACCCGGCCCGCCGTGACGAGGCGCTGCGCGCGACCTGGGGCGTAGGGCCCGACACCCCCGTGCTGCTCTGTGTGGGCCGTCTGGCACGCGAGAAAAACCTGCCGCTGCTGGTGCGCGCCTATGCCCAGGCCAGGCTGGTGCAGCCCGAGCTGAAGCTGGTCCTCGTGGGTGACGGCCCCATGCGCGCCGAGCTGCAGGCCCTGGCGCCCGACGCCATCCTCACGGGCCAGCTGGACCGGCTGGAACTGGCACGGCACTACGCCAGCGCCGACATCTTCGGTTTCCCCAGCCAGACCGAGACTTTCGGCAATGTGGTGCTGGAAGCCATGGCCAGCGGCCTGGCCGTGCTGGCCTATGACTACGCGGCCGCTTCGGAAAACATCACACCGGGTCGCAGCGGCCTGCTGGCCGTTATGGACGACGAGGAAGCTTTTGTACGCCAGGTCGCCGAACTGGCCCAGGATGCCGGCCTGAGGCAGCGCCTGCGCGCCGCCGCACGCGACGCGGCACGGCAGAACGACTGGGCCGGCATCGTGGGGCAGATCGAGAGTGTCATGAAGCTGGCCATCGCCGGCAGCATGGCCGGCAACGAGCGCCTGCCCTCAATCGCGCCGCAGCAGATGGCCTAA
- a CDS encoding aminotransferase class III-fold pyridoxal phosphate-dependent enzyme: MTYELAWIAGAAGATLPWLKRRLELSRAKHPSLAGHSRMAKRLARWIPGYAYDEATFYACDGAPDTVAQQRRASFLALAGRLQAKAPLSVAMTKEAREGLPDLRFTGAYRVPYQFSPYLRQHLQVGGFVQASEGVSVTDIDGNRYIDLTGSYGVNVMGMDFYKSCIAAGARIAQDLGPVLGAYHPCVADNVTRLQQISGLDAVSFHMSGTEAVMQAVRLARYHTGKRHLVRFCGAYHGWWEDVQPGPGNPLPPRETYTLRDMHEASLKVLRTRRDIACVLINPLQALHPNKNAPGDSTLLDSSRSAGYDRAAYTRWLQQLREVCTERGIVLIFDEVFLGFRLAARGAQEYFGVKADLVTYGKTLGGGLPVGVVCGKKALMQRFREDKPADICFARGTFNAHPYVMGAMNEFLRRLDTPEVGAIYQDLDSTWDGRRERFNNRMLAEGLPLQAANMSSVWTLSYTRPSRYNWMLQYYLRDHGLALSWVGTGRFIFSLNFTDADFEDMLERCVAAARQMQQDGWWWQAPGQTNKSIKRGLLREMLRHLWRR, encoded by the coding sequence ATGACTTACGAACTTGCCTGGATCGCCGGCGCTGCCGGTGCCACACTGCCCTGGCTCAAACGCCGGCTCGAACTCTCGCGCGCCAAGCACCCGTCCCTGGCCGGGCATTCGCGCATGGCCAAGCGGCTGGCGCGCTGGATCCCGGGTTACGCCTATGACGAGGCCACCTTCTACGCCTGCGACGGCGCGCCCGACACGGTGGCGCAGCAGCGCCGCGCCAGCTTTCTGGCGCTGGCCGGCCGCTTGCAGGCCAAGGCGCCTTTGTCTGTCGCGATGACCAAGGAGGCGCGCGAGGGCCTGCCGGACCTGCGTTTCACCGGCGCCTACCGTGTGCCCTACCAGTTCAGCCCTTACCTGCGCCAGCACCTGCAGGTAGGCGGTTTTGTGCAGGCCAGCGAGGGCGTGAGCGTGACGGACATCGACGGCAACCGCTACATCGACCTCACCGGCTCCTACGGCGTGAACGTCATGGGCATGGACTTCTACAAGTCCTGCATCGCGGCGGGTGCGCGCATTGCGCAGGACCTGGGCCCCGTGCTCGGCGCCTACCACCCCTGCGTGGCTGACAACGTGACGCGGCTGCAGCAGATCAGCGGGCTGGACGCCGTGTCTTTCCACATGAGCGGCACCGAGGCCGTGATGCAGGCCGTGCGCCTGGCGCGTTACCACACGGGCAAACGCCACCTGGTGCGTTTTTGCGGCGCCTATCACGGCTGGTGGGAAGACGTACAACCCGGCCCGGGCAACCCCCTGCCCCCGCGCGAGACCTACACCCTGCGCGACATGCATGAAGCATCCCTCAAGGTGCTGCGCACGCGCCGCGACATCGCCTGCGTGCTCATCAACCCCCTGCAGGCCCTGCACCCCAACAAGAACGCACCCGGTGATTCCACTTTGCTGGACAGCAGCCGCAGCGCGGGCTACGACCGGGCGGCCTACACGCGCTGGCTGCAGCAGCTGCGCGAGGTCTGCACCGAGCGCGGCATCGTGCTGATCTTCGACGAGGTGTTTCTGGGTTTCCGCCTGGCGGCGCGCGGCGCGCAGGAATACTTTGGCGTCAAGGCCGATCTGGTCACCTACGGCAAGACCCTGGGCGGCGGCCTGCCGGTGGGTGTGGTCTGCGGCAAGAAGGCGCTGATGCAGCGCTTCCGCGAGGACAAACCCGCTGACATCTGCTTTGCGCGCGGAACCTTCAACGCCCACCCCTATGTGATGGGGGCCATGAACGAGTTCCTGCGCCGGCTGGATACACCCGAGGTGGGCGCGATCTATCAGGATCTGGACAGCACCTGGGACGGACGGCGCGAACGCTTCAACAACCGCATGCTGGCCGAGGGCCTGCCCCTGCAAGCGGCGAACATGAGCAGCGTCTGGACGCTGAGCTACACCCGCCCCTCGCGCTACAACTGGATGCTGCAGTACTACCTGCGCGATCATGGCCTGGCCCTGAGCTGGGTGGGCACGGGCCGTTTCATCTTCAGCCTGAACTTCACGGATGCCGATTTCGAAGACATGCTGGAACGTTGTGTGGCAGCTGCCCGCCAGATGCAGCAGGACGGCTGGTGGTGGCAGGCGCCGGGCCAGACGAACAAGTCCATCAAGCGCGGGCTGTTGCGGGAGATGCTGCGCCATCTGTGGCGGCGCTGA
- the asd gene encoding archaetidylserine decarboxylase (Phosphatidylserine decarboxylase is synthesized as a single chain precursor. Generation of the pyruvoyl active site from a Ser is coupled to cleavage of a Gly-Ser bond between the larger (beta) and smaller (alpha chains). It is an integral membrane protein.), with translation MTFKTFRDRLLQQEGLNFVLTNRLPRVALTRFMGRFSKIRQPLVRDASIALFKFFGDLDLSEAKKQSFDSLHDCFVRELKDGARPFNADPRVVCSPSDGIVGGHGRIEGDELLQIKGMPYSLTELLGSKELAAQHQGGSYVTLRLRASMYHRFHAPTDCTVKRVTHIQGDMWNVNPIALKRVPSLYCRNDRAVIEAELPSGQALTIVPVGAILVASVRLHFLDLNLHHDYRGEQVIDCDATLKRGQEMGWFEHGSTIVVLAPKGMELVEGLETGTEVRAGQALLRRV, from the coding sequence ATGACATTCAAAACATTCCGCGATCGCCTCCTGCAGCAGGAAGGCCTGAACTTCGTGCTTACCAACCGCCTGCCCCGCGTGGCGCTGACCCGCTTCATGGGCCGTTTCAGCAAGATCCGCCAGCCACTGGTGCGTGATGCCTCCATTGCTCTGTTCAAGTTCTTCGGCGACCTGGACCTGAGCGAGGCGAAAAAACAGAGCTTCGACAGCCTGCACGACTGTTTTGTACGTGAACTCAAGGACGGTGCCCGGCCCTTCAACGCCGATCCCCGGGTGGTGTGTAGCCCCAGCGACGGCATCGTGGGCGGCCATGGCCGTATCGAAGGCGACGAACTGCTGCAGATCAAGGGCATGCCCTACAGCCTCACCGAGCTGCTGGGCAGCAAGGAACTGGCCGCGCAGCACCAGGGCGGCAGCTACGTCACTCTGCGCCTGCGCGCCAGCATGTACCACCGCTTCCATGCGCCGACCGATTGCACCGTGAAACGCGTCACGCACATCCAGGGCGATATGTGGAACGTCAACCCCATCGCGCTCAAGCGCGTGCCCAGCCTCTACTGCCGCAACGACCGTGCCGTGATTGAGGCTGAGTTGCCTTCAGGCCAGGCGCTGACCATCGTCCCCGTGGGTGCCATCCTGGTGGCCAGCGTACGCCTGCATTTCCTGGACCTGAACCTGCACCATGACTACCGGGGCGAGCAGGTGATCGATTGCGATGCGACCCTGAAGCGAGGGCAGGAGATGGGCTGGTTCGAACACGGCTCGACCATCGTGGTGCTGGCGCCGAAGGGGATGGAGTTGGTGGAGGGCCTGGAGACGGGAACGGAGGTGAGGGCGGGACAGGCCTTGCTGCGGCGGGTTTGA
- a CDS encoding GDSL-type esterase/lipase family protein, with product MTLSPTSLPRRRLLAMLTAMAAAAILIPACSKRTPKAQSLPAGSTVLTLGDSLTSGVGATPDTAYPAVLQSLTGWQVVNGGVSGDTTAQALARLPGLLQEHQPALVIVSIGGNDLLRQMSAAGAKETIREISRTASASGAQVLLVAVPQVSLLAAGTGSLKDHPLYAELAEELKLPLHADGWASVLSQPGLRADTVHANAQGYRQFAQGLAQALRQVGWLV from the coding sequence ATGACCTTATCCCCTACCTCTTTGCCGCGCCGTCGCCTGCTGGCCATGTTGACGGCCATGGCAGCCGCCGCCATTTTGATTCCCGCCTGCAGCAAGCGCACCCCCAAGGCCCAGTCACTGCCCGCAGGCAGCACCGTGCTGACCCTTGGCGATTCGCTGACCTCCGGCGTCGGTGCCACGCCAGACACGGCTTACCCCGCAGTGCTCCAGTCCCTCACGGGCTGGCAGGTGGTGAACGGCGGCGTCTCGGGCGACACCACAGCCCAGGCGCTGGCACGACTGCCTGGCCTGCTGCAGGAGCACCAGCCCGCGCTGGTCATCGTGAGCATCGGCGGCAATGACTTGCTGCGCCAGATGAGCGCGGCCGGGGCCAAGGAAACGATCCGAGAGATCAGCCGAACCGCCAGCGCCAGTGGTGCCCAGGTGCTGCTGGTGGCGGTGCCCCAGGTCTCGCTGCTGGCGGCCGGCACGGGTAGCCTGAAAGACCACCCGCTGTACGCCGAACTGGCGGAGGAATTGAAACTGCCGCTGCACGCGGACGGCTGGGCCAGCGTGCTGTCCCAGCCCGGCCTGCGCGCCGACACCGTGCACGCCAACGCCCAAGGTTATCGCCAGTTCGCGCAAGGGCTGGCGCAGGCGCTGCGCCAAGTCGGGTGGCTGGTTTGA
- the ppx gene encoding exopolyphosphatase, with protein MKNGTELAAIDLGSNSFRLEIAQLDHGLLKRREYLKETVRQGNGLDEDRNLGEEAMQRGWDCLGRFAERLAGFRKIQVRAVATQTLREARNREVFLERAQKILGFPIDVISGREEARLIYQGVAHLLPQSDERRLVVDIGGRSTELILGQGYRPRFMDSYRVGSVAWSMRYFPAGVFSAEAFETAEVAAQAVLDEALTSCRREDWDVAYGSSGTVGAVGDVLQAAGWAEGLITQEGLDWLLERLLKAGSAERLRIDGMKDDRRAVIGGGVSVLRALFSLLGIEEMHVAQGALRHGALYDLLDREHEQSDQRSTSVLRLARNFNADPTQAQRVRKVAHHLLRQLAGPGEPEELERALRKLGWAAQLHEIGSAISHSDYHKHGAYILDNADAAGFTMNELHRLGQLVLGHRGKLRKLDLAFDDAAFVLQLLALRLAVILCHARRDPDLQGLRIEWDGGHAVQLDCRTDWVAKYPQSAYLLMEEVQAWQKTAWALRVECAG; from the coding sequence ATGAAAAACGGAACCGAACTCGCCGCCATCGACCTGGGCTCCAACAGCTTCCGGCTTGAAATCGCACAACTCGACCACGGCCTGCTCAAGCGCCGCGAATACCTCAAGGAAACCGTGCGCCAGGGCAACGGCCTGGATGAAGACCGCAACCTGGGCGAAGAAGCCATGCAGCGCGGCTGGGACTGCCTGGGCCGTTTTGCCGAACGCCTGGCCGGTTTCAGGAAAATCCAGGTGCGCGCCGTCGCCACCCAGACCCTGCGCGAAGCGCGCAACCGCGAGGTCTTCTTGGAGCGCGCCCAGAAGATCCTGGGTTTTCCCATCGACGTCATCTCCGGCCGCGAGGAAGCGCGCCTGATCTACCAGGGCGTGGCCCACCTGCTGCCGCAATCCGACGAGCGCCGCCTGGTGGTGGACATCGGCGGGCGCTCCACCGAACTCATCCTGGGCCAGGGTTACCGCCCGCGTTTCATGGACTCCTACCGTGTGGGCAGCGTGGCCTGGTCCATGCGTTATTTCCCCGCAGGCGTTTTCAGCGCCGAGGCCTTCGAGACCGCCGAGGTGGCGGCCCAGGCCGTGCTCGATGAAGCCCTCACCAGTTGCCGCCGCGAAGACTGGGATGTGGCCTACGGCTCCTCCGGCACGGTGGGCGCCGTGGGCGACGTGCTGCAGGCCGCCGGCTGGGCCGAGGGCCTGATCACGCAGGAGGGCCTGGACTGGCTGCTGGAGCGCCTGCTCAAGGCCGGCAGCGCCGAGCGCCTGCGCATCGACGGCATGAAGGACGACCGGCGCGCCGTCATCGGCGGCGGTGTCAGCGTGCTGCGCGCCCTCTTCTCGCTGCTGGGCATCGAGGAAATGCACGTGGCCCAGGGCGCGCTGCGCCACGGTGCCCTGTACGACCTGCTGGATCGCGAGCACGAACAGAGCGACCAGCGCAGTACCAGCGTGCTGCGCCTGGCGCGCAACTTCAACGCCGACCCGACCCAGGCCCAGCGCGTGCGCAAGGTGGCGCACCACCTGCTGCGCCAGCTGGCCGGCCCGGGCGAACCCGAGGAACTGGAACGCGCCCTGCGCAAGCTGGGCTGGGCCGCGCAGCTGCATGAGATCGGCAGCGCCATCTCGCACAGCGACTACCACAAGCACGGCGCCTACATCCTGGACAACGCCGACGCCGCCGGTTTCACTATGAACGAACTGCACCGCCTGGGCCAGCTCGTGCTGGGCCACCGCGGCAAGCTGCGCAAGCTGGACCTGGCGTTCGACGACGCAGCCTTCGTGCTGCAGCTGCTGGCCCTGCGCCTGGCCGTCATCCTCTGCCACGCCCGGCGCGACCCGGACCTGCAGGGCCTGCGGATCGAGTGGGATGGCGGGCATGCGGTGCAGCTCGACTGCCGCACCGACTGGGTCGCCAAGTACCCGCAGTCGGCTTACCTGCTGATGGAGGAAGTGCAGGCCTGGCAGAAGACGGCGTGGGCCTTGCGGGTGGAGTGCGCGGGCTGA
- a CDS encoding ABC transporter substrate-binding protein, producing MPSPTCPPRRRLLLGATLGALLPALPVQAQKVATPSPRAPEIVQIVDISASQLDVSRDFLIGSRAAWQDFNARGGMRGRPVQHTVLEVDGSPASLRQALDSVRASPQCLALCGTAGDRTAASLVQLLGQEALDIAHVAPWLHQDVIAGAERTFPIFASRQEQIAHALRSLSVIGVAELGVVYASAPEQVLYHPEVSRIARDLGLRLAPYAPNGPLQQLGRRLTPQTPAILLFIGGTPELAQFTLGLEQQDRQRYVIGLADVNLQTLNQLGQSRNTPVMATQVVPMVTSSLPIVRAYRETLTRLFDEPPTPQSLAGYIAARYAQEVLLGLEPAATRAQVLQAFQKRSVLDLAGFRISFQSQRRTSAYVTQSMLGANGRILG from the coding sequence ATGCCCTCACCCACCTGCCCGCCACGGCGCCGGCTCCTGCTCGGCGCCACGCTCGGCGCCCTGCTGCCCGCGCTGCCCGTCCAGGCCCAGAAAGTCGCCACGCCCTCCCCCCGCGCCCCGGAAATCGTCCAGATCGTGGATATTTCGGCCAGCCAGCTGGACGTCTCGCGCGACTTCCTGATCGGTTCGCGCGCCGCCTGGCAGGACTTCAATGCCCGCGGCGGCATGCGCGGCCGCCCCGTCCAGCACACCGTGCTGGAGGTCGATGGCAGCCCGGCCAGCCTGCGCCAGGCCCTGGACAGCGTGCGTGCCAGCCCCCAGTGCCTGGCCTTGTGCGGCACGGCCGGCGACCGCACCGCGGCCAGCCTGGTCCAACTGCTGGGCCAGGAGGCGCTGGACATCGCCCACGTCGCGCCCTGGCTGCATCAGGACGTGATCGCCGGCGCCGAGCGGACCTTTCCCATCTTTGCCTCCCGCCAGGAGCAGATCGCCCACGCCCTGCGCTCGCTGTCGGTGATCGGCGTGGCCGAGCTGGGGGTGGTCTACGCCTCGGCCCCGGAGCAGGTGCTCTACCACCCGGAAGTCAGCCGCATTGCCCGTGACCTCGGCTTGCGGCTCGCCCCCTACGCCCCCAATGGGCCCCTGCAGCAACTGGGCCGCAGGCTCACGCCGCAGACCCCGGCCATCCTGCTCTTCATCGGCGGCACGCCGGAGCTGGCCCAGTTCACCCTGGGACTGGAACAGCAGGACCGCCAGCGTTACGTCATCGGCCTGGCCGACGTCAACCTGCAGACCCTCAACCAGCTGGGCCAGTCGCGCAACACCCCCGTCATGGCCACCCAGGTCGTGCCCATGGTCACCTCCAGCCTGCCCATCGTGCGCGCCTACCGCGAAACGCTGACGCGCCTGTTCGACGAACCGCCCACCCCCCAGAGCCTGGCCGGCTACATTGCAGCGCGTTATGCCCAAGAGGTGCTGCTGGGCCTGGAGCCCGCGGCCACACGGGCCCAGGTGCTGCAGGCCTTCCAGAAGCGCAGCGTGCTGGACCTGGCCGGCTTTCGCATCAGCTTCCAGTCGCAGCGGCGTACCAGCGCCTACGTGACACAAAGCATGCTGGGCGCCAACGGCCGTATCCTGGGATGA